In Uranotaenia lowii strain MFRU-FL chromosome 2, ASM2978415v1, whole genome shotgun sequence, one genomic interval encodes:
- the LOC129747632 gene encoding uncharacterized protein LOC129747632 isoform X2 — protein MDGIRWSKVLVQWVKDSNLIECDCENIEQCSVDQFYPKFQERMKNTLIINEPNIIRFLEIHFPHFEMYLTETKQIAAPDHFYIFSLLLYFSCVRHPEKFFQQICSSFDKHKQHAVTAFLKSMFDANHMRKEVDRAMIKKAIQDAMPHTMLPPSSSSPKIRPDPKSPPSNLSSVPSRLLSSDVLDSPIRPSRSESRISPPTPKTIILDERTRQLKELKAQLEAERYEKGYLEVQLKQLQDKNEKLLEDKSKHLKELRELKVELQNCNRENESPNKKRGVDHKLVRIERQLLEKEEMLDKLRIELETVNENNRNANEMISYRNTQIVKLKDQILELEGSISTLSECIEEKEEIIKLLRLEKDDLQNFIIQNRLEQGAGVDVLNGSFECLELSSADAGNNGTGSTGGGSSKNFSPENMACAVVDVQLKEKEAENCLLKRSLEVIEHEKVRVSGLVGQFFRLYNEVVGRLPNGTTDPGDVGFVEKMNIFKVCYETLFEEYARYREGKGLLEDRNDQLEEEVRQLSSKVISLKEVLRALESNTADINRELEAVKKHASDYKKHSLELEETVNKQKRDYLKLISEKDDLQKTLTDFVEENGNMQGTILKLHTERDGFIESNSKLNKEKDDMLKKLRDLSVEREALSKQNLDLNIELNSLKGEYDSITGKIDYMLVSLNEDHEGSDFSSWFEKMDDLRVRLVTLKEDKDRLTSLNMKLTFEKTALEKEISNGEYSRTLLEEKHNESRKTVENLTDQLAQLKASSLEKQESYSLLEKTKTDLEQNIQSLSAELLEVHSELTGTVEQLELCEKSLEHTRTELQLKNKELVSAQDCNNKLELEISNQQATMQILEQVQRDTLEKKSHLEDEIEQLRKSLQESHQSLSETKDQLCSIQQEQLKLADQNNRLLEENKSIEKKLLTETQHKNKQSGTIESLEMQLSDLQLLLDNQKQHTLEQEHTLTAQLKEAHSQRDLLHKMNQSLLSGFNLMQERIVSLDKTYQTKIENLQTKIPKLSGLLAKLSSYQFQLRLEKSTLEDKLTKMANEYATLQLENEKLNKQLVELTSSKKTVEEEKLALEEELTEFEEKARLDENKIQQLRREIDDLLVQKTRNIEEALGRQTEIGDQLAVALEARNDLEIQVNQAKEALQCVQDEVRKKDAQLRQLSVEHDELEIKCAKLEIELGEQKNVIIAEQQSKEQLEKRIEVLSFELTSAEMEVTKVKEELSSKEQDFSTEVNTVSRLSHEKELLEQKIQELATGLGTVRQAKNELQELLEQEKEKAEEYNSQAIELREKLLKITDKSRDLEQSRNLLLVKNDELSKESETLLEQLAEHTETITVIEEDRDALREEKCLLEANLERVDSDKESMGLQCAKLLAQLSKEREEASIEKKKYESDIDRVVEESKKLQSDLVSAEKEHRLLEQRIQELEQSRKHLEDTISSKGVIEGKLAELSRVVEELRQDKSNLETEIGATKMERDSILSNLQELKAKHTELEDVKKILEAEQQSIELSKTELTAKLESAQKESQETTEQIVLLKDTVKTITDILKMKDNELTTIKQQNETLKTEHHFVVTGMETEFNEKLNKMQLVKDTLDKQVQDLSNQVKQLSEEVTKKENELLSAVEKLQHSTTLLKSAEAQIAELNTQLGEKLSIQQSLESRVNKLGELVQRQEETIRINESQISLLSGQITDGENLRVELQRKLTGLEENCATLEKRVQDSMEQVSQLSETNSNQKAVIVEKDTEIHQLTEGLQKIKTFQTQLEEKVTAFETVVAEKDEIEQQLIQLQNEIETLGDEKRKISIELEALLEQKNDVDRRLIQQLQDYDTLNEEFLNERDANKENEHKQTELKQQIQSLVDENDRLKVAQDSSRVQLSTKEKRLVEQEKQMDKLKREMDGLFGKNQQMDSLTHELMSMKIQVTELVAKKDELNDVVEHKEIQEKALQDSMNHLKENLRSKQEEVDTLNTDLHNVKESLHSVKIENSKLKSTIELQQTKMLNLELKNTEQGKKIEKLEESLSKTELSHLEDNSKATTLLKQLEKYKDCESKMRELSELHEKERAMNEKFVQDIGILRAKLVKHRQTSEEKEQEWTHERHALVKKLDECNKQADEKIRDIRIEYEGKLEKMKEKMSLLYNDEREKTKARCEKDIQALKADLQQENKRFTKLEVHAAKLQQQLCTLNEKNLELMKENEFVKSKMRIMEEIREERKSMLPPPSHVRLCSNLKMEDEEGEIFNNTYLTDLKTGRMSPPFAGRDSVRYSELAQRNSMVPPHLRSSYLPQYTDSEWPEEDQKDAGSLNLDDSSTSLISRKKVGGTTSYKRPGPPTPSKKAGRLSFGGSIATNDFQYNPILKDSSINNNNTSTTSGGQGAIAALSSRLSFGGGRKSNADTLPPAGSSDTAPGSSLAELNARRKTPGKFKQMFSSTNLLNTLQRDENSPPRRRLSLFNKNKR, from the exons ATGGACGGGATACGCTGGTCCAAAGTTTTGGTTCAGTGG GTTAAAGATTCCAACCTGATTGAGTGTGATTGTGAGAATATAGAACAATGCAGCGTGGATCAGTTCTATCCCAAATTTCAAGAACGGATGAAAAATACCTTGATCATAAACGAACCCAACATTATAAGGTTTCTCGAGATTCACTTTCCGCACTTCGAGATGTACCTCACGGAAACCAAACAAATCGCGGCTCCAGAtcatttctacatattttcgctgttgttgtatttttcCTGCGTACGGCATccggaaaagtttttccaaCAGATCTGCAGTTCGTTCGACAAACACAAGCAACACGCAGTTACTGCTTTTCTAAAGAGTATGTTCGATGCCAACCACATGCGAAAAGAAGTAGATCGAGCCATGATCAAAAAAGCCATACAGGATGCCATGCCTCACACGATGTTACCTCCATCATCGTCATCGCCGAAAATTAGACCGGATCCAAAGTCTCCACCATCTAACCTATCCAGTGTACCTTCCCGGCTGCTATCTAGTGATGTATTGGACAGTCCCATTAGACCTAGTCGCTCGGAGTCGAGAATTTCCCCTCCGACGCCCAAAACTATCATCCTGGATGAACGAACTCGGCAGCTCAAGGAGCTTAAAGCGCAGCTTGAAGCAGAGCGTTACGAAAAAGGTTACCTGGAGGTGCAACTTAAACAGCTGCAGGATAAGAACGAAAAACTAT TGGAAGATAAAAGCAAACATCTCAAGGAATTGCGGGAGCTAAAGGTGGAGTTACAGAATTGTAATCGAGAGAATGAATCCCCTAACAAAAAGCGAGGAGTCGACCATAAACTGGTCCGTATCGAACGGCAACTTCTGGAGAAGGAAGAAATGCTGGATAAGCTGCGAATCGAGCTAGAAACGGTTAACGAGAACAATCGCAATGCTAATGAAAtg ATTAGCTATCGTAACACCCAGATCGTCAAGCTAAAGGATCAAATTTTGGAACTCGAGGGATCGATATCCACACTGTCCGAATGCATTGAAGAAAAGGAAGAAATTATCAAACTGCTCCGGCTGGAGAAGGatgatttacaaaattttatcattcagAATCGCCTGGAACAGGGCGCCGGTGTAGATGTGTTGAATGGATCGTTCGAATGTCTAGAACTCAGTTCGGCAGATGCCGGTAACAATGGCACCGGTAGCACCGGAGGTGGTAGTAGTAAGAACTTTAGCCCGGAAAATATGGCATGTGCCGTGGTGGATGTGCAGCTGAAGGAGAAGGAGGCGGAAAATTGCTTGCTCAAAAGATCACTGGAAGTGATTGAACACGAAAAGGTTCGCGTTTCTGGATTGGTGGGGCAGTTTTTCAGACTATATAATGAGGTGGTTGGGCGACTGCCAAATGGAACAACCGATCCTGGCGATGTAGGATTTGTAGAGAAAATGAACATCTTTAAAGTTTGTTACGAAACGCTGTTTGAAGAGTACGCTAGGTATCGAGAGGGAAAAGGTCTTTTGGAAGATCGCAACGATCAGCTAGAGGAGGAAGTTCGCCAACTTAGTTCGAAGGTGATTTCTCTTAAAGAAGTTCTTCGGGCGCTAGAAAGTAATACGGCAGACATTAACAGAGAGCTAGAGGCTGTAAAGAAGCATGCTAGTGATTATAAGAAACATAGTTTGGAGTTGGAAGAAACTGTCAACAAACAGAAACGTGACTACCTTAAGCTGATTTCGGAAAAAGATGACTTACAAAAGACACTCACAGATTTTGTGGAAGAAAATGGAAACATGCAAGGAACGATTCTTAAGCTACACACCGAGAGAGATGGTTTTATTGAATCGAATTCAAAACTGAATAAAGAGAAGGATGATATGCTAAAAAAACTGCGAGATCTCTCTGTGGAACGAGAGGCCCTGAGTAAACAGAATCTGGACTTGAACATAGAATTGAATAGCTTAAAGGGTGAATATGATTCCATTACTGGAAAGATTGATTACATGTTAGTTTCGTTGAACGAGGATCATGAAGGTAGCGATTTTTCGTCGTGGTTCGAAAAAATGGATGACTTACGAGTGCGACTTGTTACACTAAAAGAAGACAAAGATCGTTTAACCTCGTTGAACATGAAATTGACTTTCGAGAAAACTGCTTTGGAAAAGGAAATCAGCAACGGTGAATACTCTAGAACTTTATTGGAAGAAAAACACAATGAATCAAGAAAAACCGTAGAAAATCTTACTGATCAATTAGCACAGCTAAAGGCGAGCTCTctagagaaacaagaaagttattcaCTGCTTGAAAAAACTAAAACCGATTTAGAGCAAAATATCCAGAGCTTGTCAGCAGAACTCCTTGAAGTGCACAGTGAACTGACAGGAACAGTTGAACAACTGGAATTGTGCGAAAAGTCGTTGGAACATACTCGAACAGAATTAcaactgaaaaataaagaaCTTGTCAGTGCGCAAGATTGTAATAACAAGCTAGAActagaaatttcaaaccaaCAAGCGACTATGCAAATTCTAGAACAAGTCCAACGAGATACTTTGGAAAAGAAAAGCCATCTTGAAGATGAAATTGAACAACTCCGAAAATCACTGCAGGAATCACACCAATCATTATCTGAAACTAAAGATCAACTATGTTCAATCCAGCAGGAACAATTGAAGTTGGCCGATCAAAACAATCGATTGTTGGAAGAAAACAAATCTATCGAAAAGAAACTCCTCACCGAAACTCAACACAAGAATAAACAATCTGGAACGATTGAATCGCTCGAAATGCAACTAAGTGACCTCCAACTATTGTTGGACAACCAAAAGCAGCACACTCTAGAACAAGAACATACATTGACTGCACAATTGAAAGAAGCACACTCGCAGCGTGatcttttacataaaatgaACCAATCATTATTGTCAGGCTTCAATTTAATGCAAGAGCGAATCGTAAGTCTCGATAAAACGTATCAAACTAAGATCGAAAATTTGCAGACCAAAATTCCCAAGCTATCCGGTCTGTTGGCAAAATTATCGTCATATCAATTCCAACTGCGACTGGAAAAATCGACCCTAGaggacaaattaacaaaaatggcaaatgaaTATGCAACTCTTCAGTTAGAAAACGAAAAATTGAACAAGCAATTAGTAGAGCTCACATCTTCGAAGAAAACAGTCGAAGAAGAAAAACTAGCACTTGAAGAAGAGTTGACAGAGTTTGAAGAAAAGGCACGACTAGATGAGAACAAAATTCAGCAGCTTCGACGGGAGATTGACGATTTGTTGGTACAGAAAACGCGCAACATTGAAGAAGCGTTGGGCCGGCAAACTGAAATTGGCGATCAGTTGGCAGTTGCTTTGGAAGCTAGAAATGATTTGGAAATTCAAGTTAATCAAGCCAAGGAGGCTCTTCAATGCGTACAAGACGAAGTTAGAAAAAAAGATGCACAATTGCGGCAACTTTCGGTGGAACATGATGAGCTGGAGATCAAATGTGCCAAGCTGGAAATCGAACTCGGAGAACAAAAAAACGTTATAATTGCCGAACAGCAATCGAAGGAGCAGCTTGAAAAACGGATTGAAGTTCTTTCTTTTGAATTGACGTCAGCGGAAATGGAAGTTACTAAAGTGAAAGAAGAACTGTCGTCGAAAGAACAGGACTTCAGTACCGAAGTGAATACTGTTAGCCGTCTGAGCCACGAAAAAGAACTTCTTGAACAAAAAATCCAAGAATTAGCGACGGGTTTGGGAACAGTAAGGCAAGCCAAAAACGAATTGCAGGAGCTGTTGGaacaagaaaaagaaaaagctgAAGAATATAATTCCCAGGCAATCGAACTGagagaaaaacttttgaaaataacagACAAATCAAGAGATCTGGAGCAATCTAGAAATTTGTTGCTGGTTAAAAACGATGAGCTGTCGAAAGAATCTGAAACACTTCTGGAACAGTTGGCGGAACACACGGAAACTATAACTGTAATTGAGGAAGATCGTGATGCACTACGAGAGGAAAAGTGTTTGTTAGAGGCAAATCTAGAACGTGTTGATTCTGACAAAGAGTCCATGGGTTTACAGTGCGCTAAACTGTTAGCTCAGTTGTCGAAAGAACGTGAAGAAGCTTctatagaaaagaaaaaatacgagAGTGACATTGACAGAGTGGTTGAAGAAAGTAAGAAGCTCCAGTCCGATCTAGTTTCTGCTGAAAAAGAACATCGGTTGCTTGAACAACGAATTCAAGAGTTGGAACAATCGAGGAAGCATTTGGAAGATACAATTTCGAGCAAAGGTGTCATCGAAGGCAAACTTGCTGAACTTTCACGAGTAGTTGAGGAATTAAGGCAAGACAAATCTAATTTGGAAACGGAAATCGGAGCTACTAAAATGGAACGCGATAGTATTTTGAGCAACCTACAAGAGCTGAAAGCAAAGCATACCGAATTAGAGGACGTGAAAAAGATCTTAGAAGCTGAACAACAGTCTATCGAACTTTCAAAAACTGAATTAACAGCTAAACTCGAATCAGCACAGAAAGAAAGTCAAGAAACGACTGAACAAATTGTTCTTCTGAAAGATACAGTAAAAACAATTACCGACATACTTAAAATGAAAGATAACGAACTTACGACCATAAAGCAGCAAAACGAAACCTTGAAAACAGAACATCATTTTGTTGTTACCGGTATGGAAACTGAGTTCAACGAAAAGTTGAACAAAATGCAATTGGTTAAGGACACACTAGACAAACAAGTGCAAGATCTTTCGAATCAGGTAAAGCAATTGTCGGAAGAAGTAACTAAGAAAGAGAACGAGCTGCTGTCAGCAGTAGAAAAACTTCAACATAGCACTACATTGCTAAAATCTGCTGAAGCCCAAATCGCTGAATTGAATACACAACTTGGAGAGAAACTGTCTATTCAGCAGTCTCTAGAATCGCGAGTCAACAAACTAGGTGAATTGGttcaaagacaagaagaaaCAATCAGAATCAATGAATCGCAAATAAGCCTACTTTCAGGGCAAATCACCGACGGTGAAAATCTTCGAGTTGAGCTGCAAAGAAAGCTAACTGGACTGGAGGAAAACTGTGCCACTTTGGAAAAACGAGTACAAGATTCAATGGAACAAGTTTCACAACTTTCTGAAACGAATTCCAACCAAAAAGCGGTTATCGTCGAAAAAGATACTGAAATTCATCAACTGACGGAAGGACTTCAGAAAATCAAAACCTTCCAAACCCAACTTGAAGAAAAGGTGACTGCTTTCGAGACGGTTGTTGCCGAAAAAGATGAAATCGAACAGCAGTTGATACAATTGCAAAATGAGATCGAAACATTGGGCGATGAAAAGCGTAAAATTTCCATCGAACTGGAAGCGCTTCTGGAGCAAAAGAACGATGTCGATCGAAGGTTGATCCAGCAGCTGCAAGATTACGACACGCTGAACGAAGAGTTTCTTAATGAAAGGGACGCTAACAAAGAAAATGAGCATAAACAAACGGAACTGAAGCAACAGATTCAATCACTGGTGGATGAAAATGATCGGCTCAAAGTGGCTCAGGATAGCTCTCGTGTTCAGTTGAGCACCAAAGAAAAACGTCTTGTTGAGCAAGAAAAGCAAATGGATAAGTTAAAGCGAGAGATGGATggtctttttgggaaaaatcaacAGATGGATTCGTTGACCCATGAGTTGATGTCGATGAAGATCCAAGTGACGGAATTGGTCGCCAAGAAAGATGAGTTGAATGATGTCGTCGAGCACaaagaaattcaagagaaagcTCTTCAGGATAGCATGAATCATTTGAAGGAGAACCTACGATCGAAGCAAGAGGAAGTCGATACCCTCAACACCGACTTACACAATGTTAAAGAATCTCTCCATAGCGTGAAGATCGAAAACAGTAAACTTAAATCTACCATCGAGCTGCAGCAAACAAAAATGCTCAACTTGGAGCTAAAAAACACCGAACAAggcaagaaaatcgagaaactgGAAGAATCGCTCAGCAAAACTGAACTCAGCCATCTGGAGGACAATTCGAAGGCGACCACACTGCTGAAACAGCTTGAAAAGTACAAAGATTGCGAAAGTAAGATGCGGGAACTTTCCGAGCTGCACGAGAAAGAGCGTGCGATGAATGAAAAGTTCGTGCAAGATATTGGTATCCTGCGGGCGAAACTGGTCAAACATCGCCAGACCAGTGAAGAGAAAGAACAAGAGTGGACCCACGAAAGGCACGCACTGGTCAAAAAGTTGGACGAGTGTAACAAGCAAGCTGATGAAAAAATCAGGGACATCCGGATCGAGTACGAGGGCAAGCTAGAAAAGATGAAAGAGAAAATG AGTTTGCTATACAACGACGAGAGAGAGAAAACGAAAGCAAGATGCGAAAAAGACATACAGGCCCTCAAAGCTGACCTTcagcaagaaaacaaaagg TTCACCAAACTAGAAGTCCATGCGGCCAAATTGCAGCAGCAATTGTGCACTCTGAACGAGAAAAATTTGGAGCTAATGAAGGAGAACGAATTTGTAAAATCCAAAATGCGTATAATGGAAGAGATACGCGAGGAGCGCAAATCCATGCTACCTCCTCCATCGCATGTGCGATTGT gttCCAACTTAAAGATGGAAGACGAGGAGGGTGAAATATTCAACAACACGTACCTCACGGATCTGAAGACGGGGCGCATGTCTCCACCGTTTGCCGGTAGGGATTCGGTTCGATATTCCGAACTCGCCCAGCGCAATTCCATGGTACCCCCGCATCTCCGCAGCAGCTATCTGCCGCAGTACACGGACAGCGAGTGGCCCGAAGAGGATCAGAAG GATGCAGGTTCGCTCAATCTTGACGACAGCAGTACCAGCTTGATTTCTCGCAAAAAAGTAGGTGGAACGACATCCTACAAACGACCCGGTCCACCAACACCAAGCAAAAAAGCGGGCCGACTGTCATTCGGTGGTTCGATAGCGACCAATGATTTCCAGTATAATCCTATTCTGAAGGATAGTtcgatcaacaacaacaacaccagtACAACAAGTGGAGGACAAGGAGCCATAGCTGCGCTCAGCTCTCGGCTCAGCTTCGGTGGGGGGCGTAAGAGCAACGCGGATACTCTACCGCCAGCTGGTAGTTCCGATACTGCGCCCGGCTCGAGTTTGGCCGAATTGAATGCCCGCCGCAAGACTCCGGGCAAGTTCAAACAGATGTTCAGCTCTACGAATCTTCTCAACACCCTGCAACGAGACGAG